The following are encoded together in the Nocardia sp. XZ_19_385 genome:
- a CDS encoding VWA domain-containing protein: MENQGISVAVDQNEYLAEGADTVDAIVTVEAGADFVAAEPPPERVEILIIDCSGSMATGRKFQGAREATLAALDVLPEGTRFAIIEGTAKARLIFPKDEPSLPATRQNVAAARRQLDKLRPSGGTAMGTWLGLARQLAKKHEGAMVHAILLTDGKNEHEEPETLEAEIKLSEGLFTCDCRGVGADYVVKEMQLISNALHGSTDVVEQGEELAADFTAMMQSSLAKAIPELRLRVWTPAGATVNYVKQVSPAVLDLTGLQVENSPQVRDFPLGSWGAEEREYHLQVRLEPAPPGREKAAARVTVFAGDQEVGKGLVRAVWTEDTQLSARISERVAKYTDQAELAQVVQEGLDARKSGDVDTATAKLRRAVELATQAGNAETAKLLRNVVDVERDGTVRLRTKVEAFDEKALEARSVKTVRIPPKKS, translated from the coding sequence GTGGAAAACCAAGGCATTTCGGTAGCCGTCGACCAGAACGAGTATCTGGCCGAAGGCGCGGACACGGTCGACGCCATCGTCACCGTCGAAGCGGGAGCGGATTTCGTCGCCGCCGAGCCGCCCCCGGAGCGGGTCGAGATCCTCATCATCGACTGTTCCGGTTCGATGGCGACCGGCCGCAAGTTCCAGGGCGCCCGTGAGGCCACCCTGGCCGCGCTCGACGTGCTGCCCGAAGGCACCCGCTTCGCCATCATCGAGGGCACCGCCAAGGCGCGCTTGATCTTTCCCAAAGACGAGCCCTCGCTGCCCGCGACGCGGCAGAACGTGGCCGCGGCCCGCCGGCAACTGGACAAGCTGCGACCGTCCGGGGGGACCGCGATGGGGACCTGGCTCGGGCTGGCCCGCCAGCTCGCCAAGAAGCACGAGGGCGCGATGGTGCACGCCATTCTGCTCACCGACGGCAAGAACGAGCACGAGGAACCCGAAACCCTCGAAGCCGAGATCAAACTGTCCGAAGGCCTGTTCACCTGCGACTGCCGGGGAGTCGGCGCAGACTACGTGGTCAAGGAAATGCAGCTGATCTCCAACGCGCTGCACGGCAGCACCGACGTGGTCGAGCAGGGCGAGGAGCTCGCGGCCGACTTCACCGCCATGATGCAGAGTTCGCTGGCCAAGGCGATTCCCGAACTGAGACTTCGGGTTTGGACGCCGGCGGGGGCCACGGTCAACTATGTCAAACAGGTCAGTCCGGCAGTCCTCGACCTGACCGGCCTACAGGTGGAGAACAGCCCGCAGGTGCGGGACTTCCCGCTCGGCTCCTGGGGTGCGGAGGAACGCGAATACCACCTGCAGGTGCGCCTGGAACCCGCGCCGCCCGGCCGGGAGAAGGCCGCCGCGCGAGTTACCGTCTTCGCCGGTGATCAGGAGGTCGGCAAGGGGCTGGTGCGTGCGGTGTGGACCGAGGACACCCAGCTCTCGGCCCGGATCAGCGAGCGCGTCGCCAAATACACCGATCAGGCCGAACTCGCCCAGGTGGTGCAGGAAGGCTTGGACGCCCGCAAGAGCGGCGACGTCGACACCGCCACCGCCAAACTGCGCCGCGCCGTGGAACTGGCCACCCAGGCCGGTAACGCCGAAACCGCGAAGCTGCTCCGCAATGTTGTCGACGTCGAGCGCGACGGCACCGTCCGGCTGCGCACCAAGGTCGAGGCGTTCGACGAAAAAGCCCTCGAGGCCCGCTCGGTCAAGACCGTCCGGATCCCGCCGAAGAAGTCCTGA
- a CDS encoding protein phosphatase 2C domain-containing protein, with translation MNAERPPDAAPTHPSLPDSIPTVSAELNPTTAGTVPTEPLPIPAERQRTTACPNCQAPVGVKDRYCEECGQEIGARRVALPRPVDEAGTPAGPSSCESCGGQDHDSDGYCRGCGQLRTQPDRFEADLGAVYVATDRGLSHARNEDSVAAAVIDGPGGIPGTTVIVVSDGVSSSEDPQAASGAAVRAGVDGCLSALADGDSPEEAVYAGLLAAIEAVRATAKPNGHAPSCTYVSAIVRGYGTGEFEIAHANIGDSRAYWLRTESSASVCRPSQKLTKDDSYAQTLVDLGTDEATAMQHPRAHHLMRWLGADSGAEPTADSCVGTFTTTGPGVLLLCSDGLWNYRPGANDLAVIATAAERMPAARELVEFALRSGGRDNITVALAPIT, from the coding sequence ATGAACGCCGAGCGGCCGCCCGACGCGGCTCCCACCCACCCGTCCCTGCCCGACTCGATCCCCACTGTGAGCGCCGAATTGAACCCGACCACCGCGGGCACCGTGCCTACCGAGCCTCTGCCCATCCCTGCGGAACGGCAGCGCACCACCGCCTGCCCCAACTGTCAGGCCCCGGTGGGTGTCAAAGATCGCTACTGCGAGGAATGCGGGCAGGAGATCGGTGCGCGCCGGGTCGCGCTGCCGCGGCCGGTGGACGAAGCGGGCACGCCGGCCGGGCCGTCGAGTTGCGAGAGCTGTGGCGGGCAAGACCACGACAGTGACGGCTACTGCCGTGGTTGTGGCCAATTGCGTACTCAGCCAGACCGTTTCGAGGCCGACCTGGGCGCGGTGTATGTCGCCACCGATCGCGGGCTGAGCCATGCGCGCAACGAGGACTCGGTCGCCGCGGCGGTCATCGACGGGCCCGGCGGTATTCCCGGCACCACCGTGATCGTGGTGAGCGACGGTGTGTCCTCCTCGGAAGACCCGCAGGCGGCCTCCGGAGCCGCCGTGCGCGCGGGCGTCGACGGCTGCCTGAGCGCCCTCGCCGACGGCGACTCGCCGGAGGAGGCCGTCTACGCCGGACTTCTCGCCGCCATCGAGGCGGTCCGGGCCACCGCCAAACCCAACGGTCACGCACCCTCCTGCACCTATGTCTCGGCGATCGTCCGGGGTTACGGCACCGGCGAATTCGAGATCGCGCACGCCAATATCGGTGACAGCCGGGCCTATTGGCTGCGCACCGAATCGTCGGCGTCGGTCTGCCGGCCCTCCCAGAAGCTCACCAAGGACGACTCCTACGCCCAGACCCTCGTCGACCTCGGCACCGACGAAGCAACGGCCATGCAGCATCCGCGCGCCCATCACCTGATGCGCTGGCTGGGAGCCGATTCCGGTGCCGAACCCACCGCCGACAGCTGTGTCGGCACCTTCACCACCACGGGCCCCGGCGTGCTGCTGCTGTGCAGCGACGGCCTGTGGAACTACCGGCCCGGCGCGAACGACCTGGCCGTCATCGCGACCGCGGCCGAACGGATGCCCGCCGCCCGCGAACTCGTCGAATTCGCGTTGCGCAGCGGCGGGCGCGACAACATCACCGTCGCACTGGCACCCATCACCTGA
- a CDS encoding serine/threonine-protein kinase yields MTCTEPGCGGAIEDGYCDRCGTAPSEAKTQESAEQPPTQPTEGQSCTEPGCTGSISEGYCDVCGAAPSQPTTSSAAMPTTEASTGTGRSARSVRTGRSSSSQSKRGGLGGGLVEMPRQPKVNPLGAILTNPQVAEDKRFCGSCGRAVGRSRDGRPGRSEGFCPHCGTKFSFTPKLVAGDRVGGQYEVKGCIAHGGFGWIYLAVDHNVGNRWVVLKGLLNSGDEDAMKAALAEKRFLAEVEHPSIVKIFNFVEHVGDDGIAVGYIVMEYVGGTSLKQILRRHRDTEGGHLPPPQAIAYMLGMLPALGYLHANGLAYCDFKPDNVIQSEDHLKLIDLGAVIAMDDESSPIYGTPGYQAPEIAETGPTVATEIYTVGRTLAVLMLRLGLHNGILGPLPDPAEEPLLAKYDSLHRFLLRATDTEADARFPSTEEMTDQLTGVLREVLATDDGVPRPGMSAFFGPPRAVFGIGADTVIESADIIAALPVPLVDPSDSGAPLLATTGGTSPAELEPALNAGLQAVVTTGEKSVEIPLRLVRAALDIGDHDDAFRRIDDLATALPGDWRLAWYRGQARLLAADFRGAYGEFDAVYAALPGEPAPKLALAAVAELAVHAAAGRRDTNGSGAAEGDSQMAGVPADRFQAARYYELVWRTDHAFVSAAFGLARLRRHGGDRDGAVAVLDEVEASSSLYTEARIAAVATILADRGPDDLSEPVLREAGDRVQALTIESTRRRAQVRMQVLDAALAWLTAGKTPASHTPLLGAPFDLEGVRTGLERCYRDLARETPDMWARFEMVDRANRVRPRTTL; encoded by the coding sequence ATGACCTGCACCGAGCCCGGTTGCGGCGGCGCCATCGAGGATGGTTACTGCGACCGCTGCGGCACCGCGCCCTCCGAGGCGAAAACCCAGGAGTCGGCCGAACAGCCACCGACCCAACCCACCGAAGGCCAGTCCTGCACCGAACCCGGTTGCACCGGAAGCATTTCCGAGGGCTACTGCGACGTCTGCGGCGCCGCGCCGAGTCAGCCCACGACGTCGTCTGCGGCGATGCCGACGACCGAAGCCTCGACCGGCACCGGCCGCTCCGCTCGTTCGGTGCGCACCGGCCGCTCCTCGTCGAGCCAGAGCAAACGCGGCGGCCTCGGCGGCGGTCTGGTGGAGATGCCACGCCAGCCGAAGGTGAACCCGCTCGGCGCCATCCTGACCAATCCGCAAGTCGCCGAGGACAAACGGTTCTGCGGCAGCTGCGGTCGCGCGGTCGGGCGCAGCCGTGACGGCCGCCCGGGCCGCAGCGAGGGCTTCTGCCCGCACTGCGGCACCAAGTTCTCCTTCACCCCGAAGCTCGTCGCCGGGGATCGGGTCGGCGGCCAGTACGAGGTGAAAGGCTGTATCGCCCACGGCGGTTTCGGCTGGATCTATCTGGCCGTGGACCACAATGTCGGCAACCGCTGGGTGGTGCTCAAGGGTCTGCTGAACTCCGGTGACGAGGACGCCATGAAGGCGGCGCTGGCGGAGAAGCGGTTCCTGGCCGAGGTCGAGCACCCCAGCATCGTCAAGATCTTCAACTTCGTCGAGCACGTCGGCGACGACGGTATCGCGGTCGGCTACATCGTGATGGAATACGTCGGCGGCACTTCGCTCAAGCAGATCCTGCGCCGCCACCGCGACACCGAGGGCGGGCATCTGCCGCCGCCGCAGGCCATCGCCTACATGCTGGGCATGCTGCCCGCGCTGGGTTATCTGCACGCCAACGGCCTGGCCTACTGTGATTTCAAGCCCGACAACGTGATCCAGTCCGAGGACCATCTCAAGCTGATCGACCTCGGCGCGGTCATCGCGATGGACGACGAGTCGAGCCCCATCTACGGCACACCCGGCTACCAGGCTCCGGAAATCGCCGAGACCGGGCCGACGGTGGCCACCGAGATCTACACCGTCGGGCGCACGCTGGCCGTGCTGATGCTGCGGCTGGGTTTGCACAACGGCATTCTCGGGCCGCTGCCCGACCCCGCCGAGGAACCGCTGCTGGCGAAATACGACTCGCTGCACCGATTCCTGCTGCGCGCCACCGACACCGAAGCCGACGCGCGCTTCCCCTCCACCGAGGAGATGACCGATCAGCTGACCGGTGTGCTGCGCGAGGTGCTGGCCACCGATGACGGCGTGCCCCGCCCGGGCATGTCGGCGTTCTTCGGGCCACCCCGCGCGGTCTTCGGCATCGGCGCGGACACGGTCATCGAATCCGCCGATATCATTGCGGCACTGCCGGTTCCGCTGGTCGACCCGAGCGACAGCGGCGCCCCGCTGCTGGCCACCACCGGCGGCACCTCACCCGCGGAACTGGAACCTGCGCTCAACGCCGGGCTGCAGGCCGTGGTCACCACGGGTGAGAAATCGGTGGAGATCCCGTTGCGGCTGGTCCGCGCCGCCCTCGACATCGGTGACCACGACGACGCGTTCCGCCGCATCGACGACCTGGCCACCGCCCTACCGGGCGACTGGCGGCTGGCCTGGTATCGCGGCCAGGCTCGGCTGCTGGCCGCCGACTTCCGGGGCGCCTACGGTGAATTCGACGCCGTCTACGCCGCGCTGCCCGGTGAACCCGCCCCGAAACTCGCGCTGGCGGCGGTCGCCGAACTCGCGGTGCACGCCGCCGCGGGCCGCCGCGACACCAACGGATCCGGTGCGGCGGAAGGCGATTCGCAGATGGCGGGGGTGCCCGCGGATCGCTTCCAGGCTGCCCGCTACTACGAACTGGTGTGGCGCACCGATCACGCGTTCGTCAGCGCCGCCTTCGGCTTGGCCCGGCTGCGCCGGCACGGCGGCGACCGCGACGGGGCGGTGGCCGTGCTCGACGAGGTCGAAGCCTCCTCCTCGCTCTACACCGAGGCCCGGATCGCCGCTGTCGCAACGATTCTCGCCGATCGCGGCCCCGACGATCTGTCCGAGCCGGTGCTGCGCGAAGCGGGGGACCGCGTGCAGGCCCTCACCATCGAGTCCACTCGCCGCCGCGCCCAGGTACGAATGCAGGTGCTCGACGCCGCCCTCGCCTGGCTGACCGCGGGCAAAACTCCCGCCAGCCATACGCCGCTGCTCGGCGCACCCTTCGATCTGGAAGGCGTACGCACCGGCCTGGAACGCTGCTACCGCGACCTGGCACGCGAAACACCCGATATGTGGGCACGTTTCGAGATGGTCGACCGCGCCAACCGCGTCCGACCGAGAACCACACTATGA
- a CDS encoding glutamate ABC transporter substrate-binding protein, whose product MRTRAWAPLLGVALLLAGCGADSSVPETTTVALVNPTPPELTPITSAPQAEGECDAETSLTPKALPQPGAMPAGSPMAGIVANGRVRIGVDQNTYLFGFRNPNTGELEGFDIEVAREIAYSLFGDRSKVELRSVTAAERITALRDRQVDLIVRTFSATCQRRRDVDFSGVYYRATQRIAAPKNSGIKGSADLAGKRVCVASGTTAAGPLFTLPIRLTVLGVTNWTDCLAALQQGHVDAISADEPILHGLVAQDRNLAVLGDPIGSGAYAVGIAKNNPDLVRFVNGVIERLRVDGSWESIYAKHLSQLGPSPGPPATRYSE is encoded by the coding sequence GTGAGGACCCGCGCCTGGGCGCCGCTGCTGGGTGTGGCGCTGCTGCTCGCCGGCTGCGGGGCCGACTCCTCGGTACCGGAGACGACCACGGTGGCCTTGGTGAATCCCACACCGCCGGAACTGACTCCGATCACCTCCGCGCCGCAAGCCGAGGGGGAGTGCGATGCCGAAACCAGCCTGACCCCGAAGGCGCTGCCGCAGCCGGGCGCGATGCCCGCCGGTTCCCCGATGGCGGGGATCGTGGCCAACGGCCGGGTCCGGATCGGCGTCGACCAGAACACCTACCTGTTCGGGTTCCGCAACCCGAACACCGGTGAACTCGAAGGCTTCGACATCGAGGTCGCGCGCGAGATCGCCTACAGCCTCTTCGGCGATCGCTCCAAGGTCGAATTGCGATCGGTGACCGCCGCCGAACGCATCACAGCCCTGCGCGACCGGCAGGTCGACCTGATCGTGCGCACCTTCTCCGCGACCTGCCAGCGCCGCCGCGATGTCGACTTCTCCGGTGTGTACTACCGTGCGACGCAACGCATCGCGGCGCCCAAGAACTCCGGCATCAAGGGCAGCGCCGACCTGGCCGGCAAACGGGTGTGCGTCGCCAGCGGCACCACCGCCGCGGGCCCGCTGTTCACCCTGCCGATCCGCCTGACGGTGCTCGGTGTGACCAACTGGACCGACTGCCTGGCCGCGCTGCAACAGGGCCATGTCGACGCGATCAGCGCCGACGAGCCGATCCTGCACGGCCTGGTCGCACAGGACCGCAACCTGGCGGTGCTCGGCGACCCGATCGGCAGCGGCGCCTACGCGGTCGGCATCGCCAAGAACAACCCCGACCTGGTCCGCTTCGTCAACGGCGTGATCGAACGCCTGCGCGTCGACGGCAGCTGGGAAAGCATCTACGCCAAGCATCTGTCGCAGCTGGGCCCCTCCCCGGGCCCGCCCGCCACCCGGTACAGCGAGTGA
- a CDS encoding CocE/NonD family hydrolase, with protein MGQPLSTTAGTAAPDARFDIGPVKYPKLFGRNTVPIAMSDGAVLTADILRPGDRSGPTAEPLPAIINFTAYNKMLNRHGMRFHTVLRRLAARLEPSDRTRMTARDVLRTPAGGVLEPFAINRTAVSRGYVGLMVDVRGTGSSTGTWDFFSPREQRDYLEVVRWVREQPWCNGDVAVQGLSYGAIAALLTAGQQAEGVKACFAIEAGENPVRELGLTGGVPTPGIIVWMLAVNGGKWLPAWPGLLRAGIAGKFLRDRTIGSTGWLGRALRLAFTADHEDGYLNPMWAARLCKYEDITVPTWIHGGWHDVYNRSNFRLYDRIPVSGGPKQVLVDDSYHLTPGSGFGDAGNPQALDELQCAFFDKWVKGIDNGIDGYGPITVRRQGDGVWVRRDSFPDPAARVRRLYLTGESTGTAAHSAGDAGLAESPVDVEYRMPLPAVRGSAASNNTAVMSMGVSLLFGRAFGNDDRRNEAAAVTFTSDPFAADTVLTGPMNLHLRAEADGTDAFWAVTVCAVHPDGASVPLTRGALLSSLRATDPGQSDYVDGELLFPMHTLTADSAAPLTPGVPFDIDIEINPTEALLRAGHRLRVSVSRSSFPRHFIAPWKKRQIRGQAIVLDPAHPSYLSLLTAQK; from the coding sequence ATGGGTCAGCCGTTGTCCACCACCGCCGGTACCGCCGCACCGGATGCGCGTTTCGACATCGGGCCGGTGAAATACCCGAAACTGTTCGGGCGCAATACCGTTCCGATCGCCATGTCCGACGGTGCGGTGCTCACCGCGGATATTCTGCGTCCCGGCGACCGTTCCGGCCCGACCGCCGAACCATTGCCCGCGATCATCAACTTCACCGCCTACAACAAGATGCTGAACCGGCACGGCATGCGGTTCCACACCGTGCTGCGCCGCCTGGCCGCGCGTCTGGAGCCGTCCGACCGCACCCGTATGACCGCCCGGGATGTGCTGCGCACGCCCGCCGGTGGGGTCCTGGAGCCCTTCGCTATCAACCGCACCGCCGTCTCGCGCGGCTACGTCGGCCTGATGGTGGACGTGCGCGGCACCGGAAGCTCCACCGGCACTTGGGATTTCTTCAGCCCACGGGAGCAGCGGGACTATCTCGAAGTGGTGCGGTGGGTGCGCGAACAGCCGTGGTGCAACGGCGATGTCGCGGTGCAGGGCCTGTCCTACGGCGCCATCGCGGCCCTGCTCACCGCGGGGCAGCAGGCCGAGGGTGTGAAGGCGTGCTTCGCGATCGAGGCGGGTGAGAACCCGGTGCGCGAACTCGGGCTCACCGGCGGGGTGCCGACGCCGGGCATCATCGTCTGGATGCTCGCGGTCAACGGCGGCAAATGGCTGCCGGCCTGGCCCGGCCTGCTGCGCGCCGGGATCGCCGGAAAGTTCCTGCGGGACCGGACGATCGGTAGCACCGGCTGGCTCGGCCGGGCGCTGCGGCTGGCGTTCACCGCGGACCACGAGGACGGGTACCTGAACCCGATGTGGGCGGCCCGGCTCTGTAAATACGAGGACATCACCGTCCCGACCTGGATCCACGGCGGCTGGCACGATGTCTACAACCGGTCCAATTTCCGTCTCTACGACCGTATCCCGGTGTCCGGTGGCCCGAAGCAGGTGCTCGTCGACGACTCCTATCATCTGACGCCCGGCTCCGGTTTCGGCGACGCGGGCAATCCGCAGGCGCTCGACGAATTGCAATGCGCGTTCTTCGACAAGTGGGTCAAGGGCATCGACAACGGCATCGACGGCTACGGCCCGATCACCGTGCGCCGCCAGGGCGACGGCGTATGGGTGCGCCGCGACAGCTTCCCGGACCCCGCGGCGCGCGTGCGCAGGCTCTACCTGACCGGCGAAAGCACCGGCACCGCAGCGCATTCCGCCGGTGACGCGGGACTGGCGGAGAGTCCGGTCGACGTCGAATACCGCATGCCACTACCCGCCGTGCGCGGCAGCGCGGCCTCCAACAACACCGCGGTGATGAGCATGGGCGTGTCCCTGCTGTTCGGTCGTGCATTCGGCAACGACGACCGCCGCAACGAAGCCGCCGCGGTCACCTTCACCAGCGACCCCTTCGCCGCCGACACCGTGCTCACCGGCCCGATGAACCTGCACCTGCGCGCCGAAGCCGACGGCACCGACGCCTTCTGGGCTGTCACCGTGTGCGCCGTGCACCCCGACGGCGCCTCGGTGCCCCTCACCCGCGGGGCGCTCCTATCGTCGTTGCGCGCAACCGATCCCGGCCAGAGCGACTACGTCGACGGCGAACTCCTCTTTCCCATGCACACCCTCACCGCCGATAGCGCCGCGCCGCTGACCCCGGGCGTGCCGTTCGACATCGACATCGAAATCAACCCCACCGAGGCGCTCCTGCGCGCCGGCCATCGCCTCCGCGTCTCGGTGAGTCGCAGCAGCTTCCCCCGGCACTTCATCGCACCCTGGAAGAAGCGCCAGATCCGCGGGCAGGCAATCGTTCTCGATCCCGCACACCCCAGCTACCTGAGCCTGCTGACGGCTCAGAAGTAG
- a CDS encoding SDR family oxidoreductase produces the protein MTKFDGKSCLITGAAGGLGRSIAQAAAAKGAALVLTDIDDDGLQRTAADLRAAGATVHLAEAADVSDHAAVVALAAKVHAELPSVDIVMNVAGIATWGTVERLTHQQWRRTIDIDLMGPIHVIEEFLPPMIAAGRGGHLVNVSSAAGLFGLPWHAPYSAGKFGLRGVSEVLRFDLRRHKIGVSLVCPGAMATPMVDRVDIAGVDREAEAVQKAMGLFVRHAVTPDAAAKTVVRGVERNRYMVFTSPDIRVGYYAQRYLPVTYNLAMRGMNWGMHRVLDKAELDKPGVVRAP, from the coding sequence ATGACGAAGTTCGACGGCAAGAGCTGCCTGATCACCGGGGCGGCCGGCGGCCTGGGCCGCAGCATCGCGCAAGCGGCCGCCGCCAAGGGGGCGGCACTGGTACTCACCGACATCGATGACGACGGCCTGCAGCGTACCGCCGCCGACCTGCGCGCGGCCGGAGCGACAGTGCATCTGGCCGAAGCCGCCGACGTCAGCGATCACGCCGCGGTCGTCGCGCTCGCGGCGAAGGTGCATGCCGAACTGCCCAGCGTCGACATCGTGATGAACGTGGCGGGCATCGCGACCTGGGGCACCGTCGAACGCCTCACCCATCAGCAGTGGCGGCGCACCATCGATATCGACCTGATGGGCCCGATTCACGTGATCGAGGAATTCCTGCCGCCGATGATCGCGGCCGGGCGTGGCGGGCACCTGGTCAACGTGTCCTCGGCCGCGGGTTTGTTCGGCCTGCCGTGGCACGCGCCCTACAGCGCGGGCAAATTCGGGTTGCGCGGGGTCTCGGAGGTGCTGCGGTTCGATCTGCGCCGTCACAAGATCGGCGTCAGCCTGGTGTGCCCGGGCGCGATGGCCACACCCATGGTGGACCGGGTCGATATCGCGGGCGTCGACCGCGAAGCCGAGGCGGTGCAGAAGGCGATGGGGTTGTTCGTGCGGCACGCGGTGACGCCGGATGCGGCGGCCAAGACTGTCGTGCGGGGCGTGGAGCGCAACCGGTACATGGTGTTCACCTCGCCCGATATCCGGGTCGGTTATTACGCGCAGCGGTATCTCCCGGTGACCTACAACTTGGCGATGCGGGGCATGAACTGGGGCATGCATCGGGTCCTGGATAAAGCCGAACTCGACAAGCCGGGTGTTGTGCGCGCACCATAG
- a CDS encoding aldehyde dehydrogenase family protein: MTTVHGAHSIQVRNPADGTVVGEVPDQDRDAVDAAARALRTAQPAWEEIGPAGRRKWLLAWQDWLIDNSARLSEVVRSETGKPRATADIEVPAAVDLMKYWANNAARFLADDHPKPHNLLGKTKQLTTCYRPYPVVGVITPWNFPLLNIFFDALPALMAGAAVLVKPSEVTPLSAVEIARGWAEIGAPPVFSVVTGSGNTGHAVVETADYIQFTGSTRTGRKIAAACGDRLIPCSLELGGKDPAIVLADADLDRAANGIAYGAMFNAGQVCISIERVYVEEPVYDEFVAKLTERVAALRQGDDAQPYSADVGAMATPAQRDIVQRHVDEALAAGARTTVGGKSTGTGTFFEPTVLVDVDHSMSCVTEETFGPTIPVMKVADEDEAVRLANDSIYGLSATVWTGDKQRGAQVARRLEAGAVNVNDSFANMFSFALPMGGWKQSGIGARWGGAAGIRKYCRQQAITVPRIPTQKSEVTWFPASKVRTRAVISLLQGMAARGKRRLPGLRS; this comes from the coding sequence ATGACCACCGTGCACGGTGCCCACTCCATCCAGGTCCGTAACCCCGCAGACGGCACAGTCGTCGGCGAAGTCCCCGATCAGGACCGGGACGCCGTCGACGCGGCCGCCCGCGCCCTGCGAACGGCGCAGCCCGCCTGGGAGGAAATCGGCCCCGCGGGGCGCCGGAAATGGTTGCTGGCCTGGCAGGATTGGCTGATCGACAATTCCGCCCGGCTGTCGGAGGTAGTGCGCTCCGAGACCGGGAAACCGCGCGCGACAGCCGATATCGAGGTCCCCGCCGCGGTCGACCTGATGAAGTACTGGGCCAACAACGCCGCCCGGTTCCTCGCCGACGACCATCCGAAACCGCACAACCTGCTGGGCAAAACCAAACAGCTCACCACCTGCTACCGCCCCTATCCGGTGGTCGGCGTCATCACGCCGTGGAACTTCCCGCTGCTCAACATCTTCTTCGACGCTCTGCCCGCGCTCATGGCCGGCGCCGCGGTCCTGGTCAAGCCCTCCGAGGTGACCCCGCTCAGTGCCGTCGAGATCGCCCGCGGCTGGGCCGAAATCGGTGCGCCCCCGGTCTTCTCAGTTGTCACCGGATCGGGCAACACCGGGCACGCGGTGGTCGAAACCGCCGACTACATCCAGTTCACCGGCTCCACCCGCACCGGCCGCAAGATCGCCGCCGCCTGCGGTGACCGCCTCATCCCGTGCAGCCTCGAACTCGGCGGCAAGGACCCGGCCATCGTGCTGGCCGACGCCGACCTGGACCGCGCCGCCAACGGCATCGCCTACGGCGCCATGTTCAATGCCGGTCAGGTCTGCATCTCCATCGAACGCGTCTACGTCGAGGAGCCGGTCTACGACGAGTTCGTCGCCAAACTCACCGAACGGGTCGCCGCGCTCCGCCAAGGCGACGACGCCCAGCCCTACAGCGCCGACGTCGGCGCCATGGCGACTCCGGCGCAGCGCGACATCGTGCAGCGCCACGTCGACGAGGCGCTCGCCGCGGGCGCCCGCACCACCGTCGGCGGAAAGTCGACCGGCACCGGCACATTCTTCGAACCCACGGTGCTCGTCGACGTCGACCACAGCATGTCGTGCGTGACCGAGGAAACCTTCGGCCCCACCATTCCGGTGATGAAGGTCGCCGACGAGGACGAAGCGGTCCGGCTCGCCAACGACTCCATCTACGGGCTGTCGGCCACCGTCTGGACCGGGGACAAACAGCGCGGCGCGCAGGTCGCGCGGCGATTGGAAGCGGGAGCGGTCAACGTCAACGACTCCTTCGCCAACATGTTCAGCTTCGCCCTGCCGATGGGCGGCTGGAAACAATCCGGCATCGGCGCCCGCTGGGGCGGCGCGGCCGGTATCCGCAAATACTGCCGCCAGCAAGCGATCACGGTCCCCCGCATTCCCACGCAGAAATCCGAGGTCACCTGGTTCCCGGCCTCGAAGGTGCGGACCCGCGCCGTGATCTCGCTGCTGCAGGGCATGGCCGCGCGTGGCAAGCGCCGGCTGCCGGGGCTGCGCTCCTGA
- a CDS encoding crotonase/enoyl-CoA hydratase family protein codes for MTVEYEKAGRVAVIRLNRPEKRNAFDSAMTEGLDRALNELEDDPEIWAGVLTGVGQGFSAGTDLAAGSGAHTERGGEYGIIRRHRSKPLIAAVEGFAFGGGMEVVLACDLVVAARNAKFGLPEVRRGVIATCGGLFRTQRALPLNIAKEMLLTGDPLPAERAYQVGFVNALAEEGTVLKTATELAHRICRNAPISVRESLIAVERSNSTDDETAWHITEQAMLTTLASEDTREGITAFLERREPRWSGR; via the coding sequence ATGACAGTCGAATACGAGAAGGCAGGCCGGGTCGCCGTGATCCGCCTCAACCGTCCGGAGAAGCGCAACGCCTTCGACTCGGCGATGACCGAGGGTTTGGATCGCGCGCTCAACGAGCTGGAGGACGATCCGGAAATCTGGGCGGGCGTGCTGACCGGTGTGGGACAGGGCTTTTCGGCGGGCACCGACCTGGCCGCCGGATCCGGCGCGCACACCGAACGCGGCGGCGAGTACGGCATCATCCGGCGGCATCGCAGCAAGCCGCTGATCGCCGCCGTGGAAGGTTTCGCTTTCGGCGGCGGCATGGAAGTAGTGCTGGCCTGTGATCTCGTGGTGGCCGCGCGCAACGCCAAATTCGGCCTCCCGGAGGTGCGCCGCGGTGTGATCGCGACCTGCGGCGGGCTGTTCCGCACCCAGCGCGCGCTGCCGCTGAACATCGCCAAGGAAATGCTGCTCACCGGCGATCCGCTGCCCGCCGAACGGGCCTACCAGGTGGGGTTCGTCAACGCCTTGGCCGAGGAGGGCACTGTCCTGAAGACCGCGACCGAGTTGGCGCATCGGATCTGCCGCAACGCCCCGATCTCGGTGCGGGAAAGTCTCATCGCGGTGGAGCGCAGTAATTCCACCGACGACGAAACCGCCTGGCACATCACCGAACAAGCCATGCTCACCACGCTTGCCTCCGAGGACACCCGCGAAGGGATCACGGCCTTTCTGGAACGTCGCGAACCACGTTGGTCCGGCCGATGA